One window of the Mycobacterium haemophilum DSM 44634 genome contains the following:
- a CDS encoding S9 family peptidase — MTKTSIGRPVPPIAKRVETRREHHGDVFFDPYEWLRDKNNPEVVAYLEAENDYVDQTTAHLEPLQQQIFNEIKARTKETDLSVPTRQANWWYYARTFEGKQYRVQCRCPVTDPDDWTPPALDENTEIPGEQVLLDSNVEAEGHDFFALGTFMVSLDSNLLAYSVDVVGDEQYTLRFKDLRTGEQYPDEIADIGAGATWAADNRTVYYLTLDEARRPDTVWRYRLGSGELSEQVYHEADERFWLAVGLSRSEAYVFIAAGSAITSEWRYADSTNPDAQFTVVLPRRDGIEYSVEHAPGGLVGGQDRFLILHNDGAVNFTLVEAPVGDPEQQRTLIPHRDDVRLDGVDAFAGHLVVSYRREALPRVQLWSIDSDGNYGEPDEISFDSELMWVSLGANPNWVSPKLRIRAGSFVTPVRVYDMDLVTGERTLLREQPVLGGYRHEDYVERREWAQADDGTRIPVSIVHRVDIKFPSPALLYGYGAYEICTDPSFSIPRLSLLDRGMMFAIAHVRGGGEMGRLWYEHGKLLKKKNTFTDFVAVATHLVESGQTRPQELVALGGSAGGLLMGVVANMAPDLFAGILAQVPFVDPLTTILDPSLPLTVTEWDEWGNPLSDSDVYSYMKSYSPYENIEAKQYPAILAMTSLHDTRVYYVEPAKWIAALRYTKSDGKPVLLKTQMAAGHGGVSGRYKAWQETAFQYAWLLAAANGDHYGSGEVDDRGGGAQG; from the coding sequence ATGACAAAAACTTCCATAGGCAGACCCGTACCGCCGATCGCCAAGCGCGTAGAGACGCGCCGGGAGCACCACGGAGACGTCTTCTTTGACCCGTACGAATGGTTGCGCGACAAGAACAATCCGGAAGTTGTTGCTTACCTCGAGGCTGAAAACGACTACGTCGACCAGACGACTGCCCACCTTGAGCCGCTGCAGCAGCAGATTTTCAATGAGATCAAGGCGCGCACTAAGGAAACCGACCTGTCGGTGCCGACTCGTCAAGCCAACTGGTGGTACTACGCGCGTACCTTCGAGGGTAAGCAGTATCGCGTCCAGTGTCGCTGCCCAGTAACCGATCCCGATGATTGGACCCCGCCAGCCCTAGACGAGAATACTGAGATACCCGGCGAGCAGGTTTTGCTCGATTCGAATGTCGAGGCGGAGGGCCACGACTTTTTCGCGCTGGGTACCTTCATGGTTAGCCTGGATTCCAATCTGCTGGCGTATTCTGTGGACGTCGTCGGGGACGAGCAATATACGCTGCGGTTCAAGGACTTACGCACCGGAGAGCAGTACCCTGACGAGATCGCGGATATTGGCGCCGGAGCGACGTGGGCTGCCGACAACCGCACCGTGTACTACCTGACCTTGGATGAGGCCCGCCGTCCGGATACAGTGTGGCGGTATCGGCTCGGCTCTGGCGAGCTGTCGGAGCAGGTTTATCACGAAGCTGATGAACGGTTCTGGCTCGCGGTGGGGCTCAGCCGAAGTGAAGCCTACGTATTTATAGCCGCCGGGTCGGCCATCACCTCCGAGTGGCGCTACGCGGACTCGACTAACCCGGATGCCCAATTCACCGTTGTGCTGCCACGGCGTGACGGCATCGAGTATTCGGTGGAGCACGCACCCGGCGGCTTAGTCGGGGGACAGGACCGGTTCTTGATTTTGCACAATGACGGTGCGGTGAACTTCACGCTGGTGGAGGCCCCGGTTGGCGATCCAGAACAGCAGCGCACTCTGATCCCGCATCGCGACGACGTCCGACTGGACGGTGTTGATGCCTTCGCCGGTCATCTGGTGGTCAGCTATCGGCGTGAGGCGTTGCCCCGAGTTCAGTTGTGGTCTATCGACTCCGACGGGAACTACGGGGAACCCGACGAGATCTCGTTCGACTCCGAGCTGATGTGGGTCAGCCTGGGCGCCAATCCGAACTGGGTCTCGCCCAAATTGCGGATCCGGGCAGGATCGTTTGTCACCCCGGTGCGCGTCTATGACATGGATTTGGTTACCGGTGAGCGGACATTGCTACGCGAGCAGCCCGTTCTTGGCGGCTACCGGCATGAGGACTATGTTGAGCGGCGCGAGTGGGCGCAGGCGGACGACGGCACCCGGATCCCGGTGTCGATCGTTCATCGCGTCGACATCAAATTCCCTTCTCCAGCACTACTTTACGGCTATGGCGCATACGAGATTTGCACGGATCCAAGTTTTTCCATCCCGCGGCTGTCGCTGCTGGACCGGGGGATGATGTTTGCCATCGCCCATGTTCGGGGCGGTGGTGAAATGGGACGGCTATGGTACGAGCATGGCAAGCTCTTGAAGAAGAAGAACACGTTCACCGACTTCGTGGCGGTGGCAACGCATCTGGTGGAGTCGGGGCAGACCCGACCGCAAGAATTAGTAGCATTGGGCGGCAGCGCTGGCGGTCTGCTGATGGGAGTGGTGGCCAACATGGCGCCGGATCTCTTCGCCGGAATCCTCGCGCAGGTGCCGTTCGTCGATCCGCTGACCACCATTCTGGATCCGTCGTTGCCGCTGACCGTGACGGAGTGGGATGAATGGGGAAATCCGTTGAGCGACAGCGATGTTTACTCATATATGAAGTCTTATTCGCCCTATGAGAACATCGAAGCCAAGCAGTACCCCGCCATCTTGGCCATGACGTCACTGCACGACACCAGAGTCTACTACGTGGAGCCGGCGAAATGGATTGCGGCGCTACGGTACACAAAGAGTGACGGAAAACCAGTGTTGTTGAAAACTCAGATGGCTGCGGGCCACGGTGGCGTCAGCGGACGCTACAAGGCTTGGCAGGAAACTGCGTTCCAATATGCTTGGCTGCTAGCTGCTGCCAACGGCGACCATTATGGCAGCGGCGAGGTAGACGACCGCGGTGGCGGTGCGCAGGGATAG
- a CDS encoding cytochrome P450, which yields MTLAGALSEIDFTDLDNFANGFPHELFAIHRHAAPVYWHEPTDNTPDAEGFWSVATYAETLVVLKDPGTFSSVTGGQRPFGGTLLQDLAIAGQVLNMMDDPRHSQIRRLVSSGLTPRMIRRVEDDLRARARRLLDAVVPGEPFDFLVDIATELPMQMICILLGVPESERHWLFEAIEPQFDFGGSRKASLAQMSVSESAAAAGSRMYAYGQGLIASKRAEPTDDMLSVVANATLHDPAAPTLSDLELYLFFSLLFSAGAETTRNAIAGGLLALADHPEQLHTLRKDFGMLPSAIEEIVRWTSPSPSKRRTATRDVTLGGQPIKTGQKVQIWEGSANRDGRVFDRADEFDIARKTNPHLGFGQGVHYCLGANLARLELRVLFEELLSRFDTVRVVQPVEWTRSNRHTGIRHLVVELLEEQ from the coding sequence GTGACGCTGGCCGGCGCGCTCTCCGAGATCGACTTCACCGATCTGGATAACTTCGCGAACGGCTTCCCGCATGAGCTGTTTGCTATCCATCGGCACGCAGCGCCGGTTTACTGGCACGAGCCGACCGACAACACTCCTGACGCGGAGGGCTTCTGGTCCGTTGCCACGTACGCGGAAACGCTTGTGGTGCTGAAGGATCCGGGAACATTCTCATCGGTCACCGGTGGTCAGCGACCGTTTGGTGGCACCCTGTTGCAGGATCTGGCGATCGCGGGCCAGGTGCTCAACATGATGGACGACCCGCGGCATTCGCAAATTCGGCGACTCGTGAGCTCCGGGCTGACACCGCGGATGATCCGTCGCGTCGAGGACGATCTGCGGGCCCGTGCGCGCCGACTGCTGGACGCGGTGGTGCCGGGTGAACCGTTCGATTTTCTGGTTGACATTGCCACCGAACTACCAATGCAGATGATCTGCATCCTGTTGGGAGTGCCGGAATCGGAACGACACTGGCTATTCGAGGCGATCGAGCCTCAGTTCGACTTCGGCGGCTCGCGCAAGGCATCTTTGGCGCAGATGTCCGTCTCGGAAAGTGCCGCGGCGGCCGGGTCGCGGATGTACGCCTACGGCCAGGGGTTGATCGCGTCGAAACGTGCCGAGCCGACCGACGACATGTTGTCGGTAGTCGCGAACGCGACGCTGCACGACCCAGCGGCGCCGACCCTGTCGGATCTCGAGCTGTATTTGTTCTTTAGTCTGCTGTTTAGCGCCGGTGCGGAGACGACGCGTAACGCGATCGCGGGCGGGCTGCTGGCGCTGGCCGATCATCCCGAGCAATTACACACGCTGCGTAAGGATTTCGGTATGTTGCCATCGGCGATCGAGGAGATAGTGCGGTGGACGTCGCCGTCGCCGTCCAAGCGGCGCACCGCTACACGCGACGTTACGCTCGGCGGACAGCCGATTAAGACCGGACAGAAGGTACAGATCTGGGAGGGCTCAGCTAACCGCGATGGCCGCGTGTTCGACCGCGCCGACGAGTTCGACATTGCCCGAAAAACCAATCCGCACTTAGGCTTCGGCCAGGGCGTGCACTATTGCCTGGGCGCCAATCTGGCTCGGCTGGAACTGCGCGTGCTGTTCGAGGAACTGCTGTCGCGCTTCGACACGGTGCGGGTTGTACAGCCGGTCGAATGGACTCGCAGCAACCGGCATACCGGTATCCGGCACTTGGTTGTGGAACTGCTTGAGGAGCAGTGA
- a CDS encoding DUF429 domain-containing protein, translating to MYFAGVDLAWAGRNPTGVAVLDRDGCLMHVGAVHDDAEVLAALQPYVTGDCLVAFDAPLVVTNRTGQRPAETALNRDFRRFDAGAHPANTSKPEFADIPRGARLAQALDLDMNPWSAAGRRAIEVYPHPATVALFRLPRTLKYKAKPGRNLDLLKSELLLLMDGVEDLGHAVVPLRIAGHRDGYDAWAELRRQVASAQRKSELRRAEDPIDAVVCAYVALYAQHCPAGVTIYGEFATGYIVTPSLPADLAPVSRSWR from the coding sequence ATGTACTTCGCGGGCGTGGACCTCGCCTGGGCGGGTCGCAACCCAACCGGTGTCGCGGTACTCGATCGCGACGGCTGCTTGATGCACGTCGGCGCAGTCCACGACGACGCCGAGGTGCTGGCTGCCTTGCAGCCCTACGTGACCGGCGATTGCCTGGTTGCCTTCGACGCGCCACTGGTGGTGACCAACCGCACCGGCCAGCGACCGGCCGAGACCGCGCTCAACCGTGACTTCCGCCGGTTCGACGCCGGCGCGCACCCTGCTAACACCAGCAAACCCGAGTTCGCCGACATTCCACGCGGGGCGCGGTTGGCTCAGGCCCTGGACCTTGACATGAATCCCTGGTCAGCTGCTGGGCGGCGCGCTATCGAGGTCTACCCCCATCCGGCGACAGTGGCATTGTTCCGGCTGCCGCGCACGTTGAAGTACAAGGCCAAACCCGGCCGCAACCTTGACCTGCTCAAGTCGGAGCTGCTGTTGTTGATGGACGGCGTTGAGGATCTTGGCCACGCAGTGGTGCCGTTGCGCATTGCCGGTCATCGGGACGGTTACGACGCATGGGCCGAGCTGCGCCGGCAGGTGGCGAGCGCACAGCGCAAGAGCGAGCTGCGCCGCGCCGAGGATCCGATCGATGCCGTCGTTTGCGCCTACGTCGCGCTGTACGCCCAGCACTGCCCGGCCGGTGTGACGATCTACGGCGAGTTCGCCACCGGCTACATCGTGACGCCTTCGCTGCCTGCTGACTTGGCTCCGGTCTCCCGATCCTGGCGGTAA
- a CDS encoding phosphoribosylaminoimidazolesuccinocarboxamide synthase: MRPALSDYRHLASGKVREMYRIDDEHLLMVASDRISAFDYVLDSTIPDKGRILTAMSVFFFGFVDAPNHLAGPPDDPRIPEELLGRALVVRQLDMLPVECVARGYLTGSGLLDYQATGKVCGIPLPPGLVEASRFAAPLFTPATKAALGDHDENISFAHVIEMVGAVRANQLRDRTLQIYLQAADHALTTGIIIADTKFEFGIDRDGNLLLADEIFTPDSSRYWPADDYRIGVVQTSFDKQFVRNWLTSPESGWDRAGALPPPPLPDDIIEATRRRYISAYERISGMSFDNWIGPGA, from the coding sequence ATGCGCCCCGCATTGTCCGACTACCGGCATCTGGCCAGCGGCAAGGTCCGCGAGATGTACCGCATCGACGATGAGCACCTCTTAATGGTTGCTTCGGACCGGATATCGGCCTTCGACTACGTCCTGGACAGCACGATTCCGGACAAGGGCCGGATCCTGACCGCGATGAGCGTGTTTTTCTTCGGCTTCGTCGACGCCCCCAACCACCTGGCGGGGCCACCCGACGACCCGCGCATCCCCGAGGAGCTGCTTGGCCGCGCGCTGGTGGTTCGGCAGCTCGACATGCTGCCGGTGGAGTGTGTAGCTCGCGGCTACCTGACCGGCTCGGGACTATTGGACTATCAGGCCACCGGGAAGGTGTGCGGCATCCCGTTGCCGCCGGGCCTGGTCGAGGCCAGCAGGTTTGCCGCTCCGCTTTTCACCCCGGCGACGAAAGCGGCTCTGGGAGACCACGATGAGAACATTTCGTTTGCTCACGTGATCGAGATGGTGGGCGCGGTGCGCGCCAACCAACTGCGCGACCGCACGTTGCAGATTTATCTTCAGGCCGCTGATCACGCACTGACGACTGGAATCATCATCGCTGACACCAAGTTTGAATTTGGTATCGACCGCGACGGCAACCTGCTGCTGGCCGACGAAATCTTCACGCCGGACTCCTCGCGGTACTGGCCGGCCGACGACTACCGAATCGGTGTGGTCCAGACCAGCTTCGACAAGCAGTTCGTCCGCAACTGGCTCACCAGCCCCGAGTCGGGCTGGGACCGCGCTGGCGCATTGCCTCCACCGCCGCTCCCAGATGACATTATCGAGGCCACCCGCCGTCGCTATATCAGTGCTTATGAACGGATTTCAGGTATGAGCTTCGATAACTGGATCGGTCCAGGAGCATGA
- a CDS encoding DHA2 family efflux MFS transporter permease subunit, giving the protein MLSNAMDEAGSASADASQSAATQAAAAGGGHYPESLDAGLLRITGVCVLASVMAVLDVTVVSVAQRTFIVQFGSTQAIVAWTMTGYTLALATVIPITGWAADRFGTKRLFMGSLAAFTLGSLLCALAPNILLLIIFRASQGIGGGMLLPLTFMIMTREAGPARLGRLMAVLGIPMLLGPIGGPILGGWLIDAYGWKWIFLINLPVGLFAFALAALVFGKDRPAPSETLDFIGVLLLSPGVATFLYGVSSIPDRGTVADRQVMIPVTIGLALIIAFVLHAWFRADHPLIDLRLFSNRVVTRANVTMLVFAVAFFGTGLLLPSYFQQVLHQTPMQSGVYLIPQGLGAMLTMPFAGRFMDKRGPGKSVLLGIMLICVGLGTFTFGVARQADYLPTLLAGLAIMGMGMGCTMMPLSGSSVQALTPHQIARGTMLISVNQQVGGSMGTALMSVVLTSQFNRSENITAANKLALAEHNAARRGVPVDPSAIPGQALTPDFAGSVLHDLSHAYATVFALAVVLVASTIIPAAFLPKKPPGQR; this is encoded by the coding sequence ATGCTCAGCAACGCCATGGACGAGGCAGGTTCCGCATCGGCCGACGCTTCGCAATCCGCCGCCACGCAGGCGGCGGCGGCCGGCGGCGGTCACTATCCCGAGAGTCTGGATGCCGGGCTCCTCCGGATCACCGGCGTCTGTGTGCTGGCCTCGGTGATGGCGGTGCTGGACGTCACCGTCGTCAGCGTCGCGCAACGCACTTTTATCGTCCAGTTCGGGTCTACCCAAGCCATCGTCGCGTGGACCATGACCGGCTACACGCTGGCGCTGGCAACCGTGATTCCGATCACCGGGTGGGCAGCTGATCGGTTCGGCACCAAACGGCTTTTCATGGGTTCACTTGCGGCGTTCACGCTGGGCTCGCTGCTGTGCGCGTTAGCGCCAAACATCCTCTTGCTCATCATATTTCGGGCGTCACAGGGTATTGGCGGCGGCATGTTGTTGCCGCTGACATTTATGATCATGACCCGCGAAGCAGGACCGGCACGACTGGGCCGCTTGATGGCGGTACTGGGCATCCCGATGTTGCTGGGCCCAATCGGTGGGCCGATCTTGGGCGGTTGGCTGATCGACGCCTACGGCTGGAAGTGGATCTTCCTGATCAACTTGCCGGTCGGGCTGTTTGCGTTCGCCCTGGCGGCACTGGTGTTCGGAAAAGATCGCCCAGCTCCGTCGGAGACGCTCGACTTCATCGGCGTGCTGCTGCTGTCGCCCGGCGTGGCGACATTCCTGTACGGGGTGTCGTCCATCCCCGACCGCGGCACTGTGGCCGATCGTCAGGTGATGATACCGGTGACCATCGGCCTGGCGTTGATCATCGCGTTTGTCTTGCACGCCTGGTTCCGCGCTGATCACCCACTGATCGACCTGCGACTGTTCAGCAACCGGGTAGTCACCCGAGCCAATGTGACGATGCTGGTGTTCGCTGTCGCATTTTTCGGCACCGGCCTGCTGCTGCCGAGCTACTTCCAGCAAGTGCTGCACCAAACGCCGATGCAGTCGGGTGTGTACCTGATTCCCCAGGGACTCGGCGCCATGCTGACGATGCCATTTGCCGGACGTTTCATGGATAAGCGGGGACCGGGCAAGAGCGTGTTGTTGGGCATCATGCTGATATGCGTGGGTTTGGGTACGTTCACGTTCGGTGTGGCTAGGCAGGCCGACTACCTCCCGACGCTGCTGGCCGGGCTGGCGATCATGGGCATGGGCATGGGCTGCACCATGATGCCGCTTTCCGGGTCGTCCGTGCAGGCGCTGACCCCGCATCAGATCGCCCGCGGCACGATGCTGATCAGCGTCAACCAGCAAGTGGGCGGCTCGATGGGAACCGCGCTCATGTCGGTAGTGTTGACCAGTCAGTTCAATCGAAGCGAAAACATCACCGCCGCAAACAAGCTCGCGCTTGCCGAACACAACGCCGCCCGTCGCGGGGTGCCGGTTGACCCATCGGCAATTCCGGGCCAGGCCCTCACCCCCGATTTCGCGGGCAGTGTGCTGCACGACCTTTCGCACGCCTACGCCACAGTGTTCGCGCTGGCGGTCGTGTTGGTGGCGTCCACCATTATTCCGGCGGCGTTTCTGCCGAAGAAGCCACCGGGCCAACGCTAG
- a CDS encoding FAD-binding dehydrogenase has protein sequence MSDSSAKSAGFAADAIVVGAGLAGLVAACELVDRGLRVLILDQENSANLGGQAFWSFGGLFFVDSPEQRRLGIRDSHELALQDWLGTAAFDRPEDYWPRQWAHAYVDFAAGEKRSWLRARGLKIFPLVGWAERGGYDAQGHGNSVPRFHITWGTGPALVEIFARQLRDRSTVRFAHRHQVDELIVEGGAVTGVRGTVLEPSAQPRGAESSRKGMGQFEFRSSAVIVTSGGIGGNHELVRRNWPERMGRVPEQMLCGVPAHVDGRMIGISQQAGARVINPDRMWHYTEGITNYDSIWPRHGIRIIPGPSSLWLDAAGKRLPVPLYPGFDTLGTLEYIAKSGYDYTWFVLNAKIIEKEFALSGQEQNPDLTRQSVAEVLRSRVRSGPPGPVQAFVDRGVDFVTANSLPELVTAMNKVPDVVPLDYETVQAEVTARDREVANRFSKDGQITAIRAARGYLGDRWTRVVAPHRLADPKAGPMIAVKLHILTRKTLGGIETDLNARAITADGTPLSGLYAAGEVAGFGGGGVHGYRALEGTFLGGCIFSGRAAGRGAADDIT, from the coding sequence ATGAGCGATTCTTCAGCCAAGTCGGCAGGGTTCGCAGCTGACGCCATTGTTGTCGGGGCCGGACTCGCCGGCCTGGTAGCCGCCTGCGAACTGGTCGACCGTGGGCTACGAGTGCTCATCCTCGACCAGGAGAACAGTGCCAATCTGGGCGGCCAGGCATTTTGGTCATTCGGCGGCCTGTTTTTCGTCGACAGTCCCGAGCAACGCCGCCTGGGTATCCGCGACAGCCACGAACTTGCGCTGCAGGATTGGCTGGGGACGGCGGCCTTCGATCGACCCGAGGACTATTGGCCACGGCAATGGGCACATGCCTACGTCGATTTCGCGGCCGGAGAAAAGCGCAGTTGGCTGCGGGCCCGGGGCCTGAAAATTTTTCCGCTGGTGGGTTGGGCCGAGCGCGGCGGCTATGACGCACAGGGGCACGGCAACTCGGTACCGCGCTTCCACATCACGTGGGGTACCGGGCCCGCTTTGGTCGAGATTTTCGCGCGTCAGCTGCGGGACCGTTCGACGGTGCGCTTCGCCCACCGTCACCAGGTCGACGAGTTGATCGTCGAGGGTGGTGCGGTAACTGGAGTTCGGGGCACGGTACTCGAGCCTTCGGCCCAGCCGCGCGGTGCTGAATCGTCACGAAAAGGGATGGGCCAATTCGAATTTCGCTCTTCAGCGGTGATCGTGACCAGTGGTGGCATCGGTGGCAACCACGAGCTGGTGCGTCGAAACTGGCCGGAGCGGATGGGGCGTGTCCCCGAGCAGATGCTGTGCGGGGTACCGGCCCATGTTGACGGCAGGATGATCGGTATTTCGCAGCAAGCTGGCGCTCGGGTGATCAACCCCGACCGAATGTGGCATTACACCGAGGGCATCACCAACTATGACTCGATCTGGCCACGACACGGCATCCGGATCATTCCGGGCCCGTCGTCGTTGTGGCTGGATGCGGCTGGCAAGCGGTTGCCGGTCCCGCTGTATCCCGGTTTCGACACTCTCGGCACCTTGGAATACATCGCCAAATCTGGCTATGACTACACCTGGTTCGTGTTGAACGCCAAGATCATTGAGAAGGAATTCGCGTTATCCGGCCAGGAGCAGAACCCTGACCTGACCCGGCAGAGCGTAGCGGAGGTGCTGCGTTCCCGGGTCCGGTCCGGCCCGCCCGGACCGGTACAAGCCTTCGTTGATCGGGGTGTGGATTTTGTCACCGCAAACTCATTGCCCGAGTTGGTGACCGCCATGAACAAAGTGCCTGATGTAGTGCCGCTGGATTATGAGACGGTGCAAGCCGAAGTGACCGCGCGCGACCGTGAGGTGGCTAACAGGTTCAGCAAAGATGGTCAGATTACCGCGATCCGCGCTGCCCGCGGCTACCTAGGCGACCGGTGGACCCGGGTGGTGGCGCCGCACCGGCTAGCCGATCCAAAGGCAGGACCGATGATCGCGGTCAAGTTGCATATCCTGACCCGAAAGACATTGGGTGGCATCGAAACTGACTTGAACGCACGGGCAATAACGGCCGACGGCACCCCGCTTAGCGGGCTTTACGCGGCCGGCGAGGTGGCCGGGTTCGGCGGCGGCGGCGTGCATGGCTACCGGGCCTTGGAGGGCACCTTCCTGGGTGGATGCATCTTCTCCGGTCGGGCCGCCGGCCGCGGGGCCGCCGATGACATCACTTAG
- a CDS encoding DUF2334 domain-containing protein — translation MSGKLIVSVSGIGERTLADVDAFCTQMDARSVPVSLLVAPRLSGDYRLDRDPCTVEWLTARRSGGDAMVLHGYDDAATKKRRGEFAMLRAHEANLRLMAADRILEHLGLRTRLFAAPGWVVSPGVVKALPRNGFRLLADLHGVTDLVRHKTVRARVLGIGEGFLTEPWWCRMVVLSAERIARRGGVVRVAVAGRQLRKPGPLQAMLDAVDLAAMHGCTATVYKWRPDKAVLDAA, via the coding sequence GTGTCCGGAAAACTGATCGTGTCGGTCTCGGGGATCGGGGAGCGCACCCTGGCCGACGTCGACGCGTTCTGCACGCAGATGGATGCCCGCTCGGTGCCGGTGTCGTTGCTGGTTGCTCCCCGGCTCAGCGGTGACTACCGGCTTGACCGCGACCCGTGCACCGTCGAGTGGTTGACCGCCCGGCGGTCTGGCGGCGACGCTATGGTGCTGCACGGTTACGACGACGCGGCCACCAAGAAACGGCGTGGCGAGTTCGCGATGCTGCGTGCACACGAGGCTAACCTGCGCCTGATGGCTGCCGACCGGATACTCGAGCACCTCGGGCTACGCACTCGGCTATTCGCGGCACCGGGCTGGGTGGTGTCGCCCGGCGTTGTCAAGGCGTTGCCGCGGAATGGTTTTCGGTTGTTGGCTGATCTTCACGGGGTCACCGACCTGGTGCGGCACAAGACCGTCCGGGCTCGCGTGCTGGGCATCGGAGAAGGCTTCTTGACGGAGCCGTGGTGGTGTCGGATGGTGGTGCTGTCCGCCGAGCGGATCGCTCGGCGCGGAGGCGTCGTGCGTGTCGCTGTCGCCGGCCGTCAATTGCGCAAGCCTGGGCCGCTACAAGCGATGCTGGACGCCGTCGACCTGGCTGCAATGCACGGGTGCACGGCGACGGTGTACAAATGGCGGCCTGATAAGGCCGTGCTCGACGCCGCCTGA
- the purB gene encoding adenylosuccinate lyase, translating to MSIPNVLAARYASAELVAIWSPEAKVIAERQLWLAVLRAQAELGVPVPVEAIADYERVLGDVDLASIAARERVLRHDVKARIEEFNALAGHEQVHKGMTSRDLTENVEQLQIRRSLELVFGHGVAVAARLAERAVAYRDLVMAGRSHNVAAQATTLGKRFASAAQETLIALTRLRELIDRYPLRGIKGPMGTGQDMLDLLGGDAAALAELERRIADFLGFATVFTSVGQVYPRSLDHDVISALVQLGAGPSSLAHTIRLMAGHELVTEGFAPGQVGSSAMPHKMNTRSCERVNGLQVVLRGYAVMAAELAGAQWNEGDVFCSVVRRVALPDSFFAIDGQIETFLTVLDEFGAYPAVIGRELDRYLPFLATTKVLIAAVRAGMGREAAHHVIREHAVATALAMREHGAEPDLLDRLAADARLPLDRAALDAALADKKAFTGAAADQVDEVAGLVDKLVGRYPDAAKYTPGAIL from the coding sequence GTGAGCATTCCGAACGTTCTGGCCGCCCGATACGCCAGCGCTGAGTTGGTCGCGATCTGGTCGCCGGAAGCCAAGGTCATCGCGGAGCGGCAACTGTGGCTGGCCGTGCTACGAGCACAGGCGGAACTGGGTGTTCCGGTGCCCGTTGAGGCGATCGCCGACTACGAGCGGGTGCTCGGTGACGTGGATTTGGCTTCGATCGCCGCCCGCGAACGCGTGCTGCGGCACGACGTCAAGGCCCGCATCGAGGAATTCAACGCGCTGGCCGGCCATGAGCAGGTGCATAAGGGGATGACCAGCCGCGACCTGACCGAGAACGTGGAGCAGCTGCAGATCCGGCGGTCGCTGGAATTGGTCTTCGGCCACGGTGTGGCCGTAGCGGCGCGGCTAGCCGAACGCGCGGTGGCCTATCGCGACCTGGTGATGGCCGGACGCAGCCATAACGTCGCCGCGCAGGCCACAACATTGGGCAAGCGCTTCGCGTCCGCGGCGCAGGAAACGCTGATCGCGTTGACCAGGCTGCGCGAGTTGATCGACCGTTACCCATTGCGCGGGATCAAGGGACCGATGGGTACCGGGCAGGACATGCTCGATCTGCTTGGCGGTGACGCTGCGGCGCTGGCCGAACTCGAGCGACGAATCGCTGACTTCCTCGGCTTTGCAACGGTTTTCACTAGCGTCGGACAGGTATATCCGCGTTCGCTAGACCACGATGTGATCTCAGCGCTGGTGCAGCTCGGGGCCGGCCCTTCCTCGCTAGCGCACACCATCCGGTTGATGGCCGGCCACGAGCTCGTCACCGAGGGCTTCGCGCCGGGACAGGTCGGCTCGTCGGCGATGCCGCACAAGATGAACACCCGCAGCTGTGAACGGGTCAACGGGCTGCAGGTGGTGTTGCGCGGCTACGCCGTAATGGCAGCCGAACTGGCCGGCGCGCAGTGGAACGAGGGCGACGTCTTCTGCTCAGTGGTACGTCGAGTTGCGTTGCCGGACAGCTTCTTTGCTATCGACGGGCAGATCGAGACGTTTTTGACGGTGCTCGACGAGTTCGGCGCCTACCCGGCGGTGATCGGCCGCGAGCTGGACCGCTATTTGCCGTTCCTAGCCACCACCAAGGTGCTGATCGCGGCCGTACGCGCTGGTATGGGTCGCGAGGCCGCTCATCACGTGATCCGAGAACACGCGGTGGCCACGGCGCTGGCCATGCGAGAGCACGGCGCCGAGCCTGACCTGCTGGACCGGTTGGCTGCCGATGCACGGCTGCCGTTGGACCGAGCGGCGCTAGACGCCGCGCTGGCCGACAAGAAGGCGTTCACCGGCGCCGCGGCAGACCAGGTCGACGAGGTGGCTGGGCTGGTCGACAAGCTGGTGGGCCGCTACCCGGACGCGGCCAAATACACGCCAGGTGCGATCCTGTGA